One Patescibacteria group bacterium genomic window, AACTAAAATTTTTATAAAAACGGCAGCCGCTTTATTCAAGCGAGGGTGAATTTTTTTTATTTGGACGGCCGTTATGACCAGAAGGGGCAGGCAGGAAACAAGAAACATTGTTAAACCGGACAAAGAGCCAAGCGGATTGAAGCTGATTGCCTGCGTAAAGGGCAGGGGCAGAATAAAGAACCCCAACAGCTGAAACAAAGAATAAAAGGTTGCCAGGGAAGAAGAAATGATTAAAGACCAAAATAGCATCTTTATTCTCTTCAGGTTGATATTATTTGAAACCAAATAGAAAAACAGGGAAAAAATTATAACCGCCGCCAGCCCCTTGGTTAAATTTGTATAAGCGCCTATGAGGCTGTCCTTTTGGCTTACGGAAAGGATTGTCGCCACAAGGAAAACCGCCGCCAGAATTAAAATCGGCCAGTCAAGCGGCGTTCTTTTTAGCTCCAATTCTCCGTCCAAAACTCCCTTGGTCACCCAGGCGACAATAGCGAACAGAACAAGAAAATAAAATAACATTATTTTCTCAAAACCAAATCCCGACAACGCCTGACCCGTGAAAAACAAGGGGCAAAGAAAAAATATAAGGGTAATCAGGGCAATAATAATAAAGTCCAAAAATTTAGTCGCCGGTTTCCCGCTTTCTTTTTGGACTATCTGCTTGGATGAGATAAAATTTTTTAATCCGCTCATAATTTTAAAAATAAAATAATAAAATAACTTAAAAATTTAACAGGGACATTTCTATTTTTTGTATTATTTTGTTATTTTAAAGTTCTTTAAAAATATCCAAATATTTTTCCGCCGCTTTGCGCCAGCTGAACTCAAGCGCTTTTTTCCTGCCGCTTTGCGCCAGATTATTCCTTAAATTTTCGTCTGTTAAAACTCTCTCTATCGCTTTTGCCATCTCGCCGGTTTGATAAGGGTCAACCGGAAAAAACGCCTCCCCGCCAATTTCCGGCAAACTGGATGAAAAACTGGATATTACCGGCAATCCGCAAGCCATAGCCTCTAAGGGAGGAAAGCCGAATCCTTCATAAAAAGAAGGGAAGACAAAAACAGAAGCCAAATTATAAAGGTAAACCTTATCCTCTCCGGGAATATAACCCAAAAATTTTATGTCATTTCTGTATTTTGATTTACTCCACTCGTCTAAAATTCCCTTTCCTTTCCAGCCTTCGCCGCCGGCTATCGCCAAACCTACGCCGTCAAAGCCGGAACCGCCCTCCCTTAACTTATTATAGGCTTTTATTAAGCCAATAATGTTTTTGCGCGGCTCCAGTGTCCCTAAAAACAAAATAAATTTATCAGCCAAACCATGTTTTTCTTTCACCCTTTTTAGATTTTCGTCATTCTTTTCAATAATCCCGTATTCTTCGCCCAGGCCGGAATAAACAACTTCCACTT contains:
- a CDS encoding glycosyltransferase family 1 protein — its product is MRIGIDIRTLMEKEYSGVSEYTFNLVRAILREDRENEYKLFYNSGRDIKDRLPVFNYENVEVVGRRYPNKIFNCLSQKILRYPKIDRMLGTDVFWMPHINFISLSPETKKILTIHDLSFLRYPDFFSLRRNLWHYIINVKKLMRESDKIIAVSENTKNDIVELGGIDENKVEVVYSGLGEEYGIIEKNDENLKRVKEKHGLADKFILFLGTLEPRKNIIGLIKAYNKLREGGSGFDGVGLAIAGGEGWKGKGILDEWSKSKYRNDIKFLGYIPGEDKVYLYNLASVFVFPSFYEGFGFPPLEAMACGLPVISSFSSSLPEIGGEAFFPVDPYQTGEMAKAIERVLTDENLRNNLAQSGRKKALEFSWRKAAEKYLDIFKEL